ATGAGCCTTTACCTGGAGCTAACGTTTTAGAAAAAGGAACCTCTAATGGTACATCTACAGATTTTAATGGTGAATTTTCCCTTAACGCTAATGCTAATGGAACCTTAATAATTAGTTTTTCAGGTTTTGAAACACAAGAAGTTCCTATTAATGGAAAAACTAATTTTAATATTGTTTTAAAAGAAGGTTTAGAATTAGATGAAGTTGTTATCGTAGGGTCTAGAAATCCTAAAAGAACTGCTATTGACACACCAGTACCTGTTGATATAATTGATGTAGGAGATTTAGCAACTAAAAATGGTAAAGTAGAAGTAAATGATATATTACAATATGCAGCTCCGTCATTTAATGCTACTAAGCAATCAGGATCAGATGGTGCCGACCATATAGTACCCGCTTCCTTACGAGGTTTAGGTCCAGACCAAACTTTGGTACTTATCAACGGTAAAAGACGTCATCAATCATCATTGGTTAATATTTTTGGAACACGCGGACGTGGAAATTCAGGAACTGATTTAAATGCAATTCCTGCTGCTGCTATTAAAAGAATTGAAGTTCTAAGAGATGGAGCATCTGCTCAGTATGGTTCTGACGCTATTGCAGGAGTTATTAATATTGTTTTAAAAGATAATACCGACGGCGCTTCAGGAAGTATTGGTTATGGAGTTTATAGCACAGCCATAGGAAGTGGATGGGCTGAAGCTACAGGAGAAACTTTATACAATGTTGAAGGAAAAAACAGATTAGATGGAAAAGACAAAAGTTTTGATGGTGGAACTTTTAAACTAGATTTAAACTACGGAGCTAAATTGAATGATAAAGGAGGTTTTGTAAACTTTACTACCGAATTGTTGTCAAAAGAAAGAACGTTGAGACCTGGTTTTTCTTGGCGAAAAGGATATGGTAGCGCTGCTATAGATGGATTCAATTTTATGGTAAATGCTAGTTTACCTATAAATGACAATACCGAAGTATATGCTTTTGGAGGTAGAAATTATAGAGATACTGATGCGTATGCTTTTTCAAGAGATAGTTTTGATGAAGGCGATAATAGAAGTGTTCCTAGCATACACCCTAATGGATTTACCCCTAGAATTACTTCAAATATCACTGATATATCTGTATCGGCAGGAATTAAACATAAATTAGAAAATGGTTGGGAAATTGATTTTAATAATACTTACGGAGAAAATAAATTCCATTATTTCATCAAAGACTCAAACAACGCTTCTTTAAAAGATGCTTCACCTACCGATTTTAATGCAGGAGGTCATAGTTTATCACAAAATACTACAGGATTAGATTTTAGTAAGTACTTAGAAGATTTAATGAGTGGAGTCAACCTTGCTTTCGGTTTAGAGTATAGAACAGAAAACTTTATCATTTTTGCTGGTGAAGAAGCTTCTTATGGATTATATGATGATAACGGAGTATTAATGGAAAATCCTGCTGTTCAACCAGTAGCTGTTGATAGTAATGGAGATGAGTTACCTGGAGGTTCTCAAGGGTTCCCTGGATATGGACCTGACAATGAAGTTGACCGTTCAAGAAGTAATGTAGGTATCTATTTTGATTCTGAATTTAACTTTACAGAAAAATTCTTAGTAGGTGCGGCTGTTCGTTATGAAGATTACAGTGATTTTGGTAGTACATTTAACTTTAAGTTAGCTTCAAGATTTAAAGCAAGTGATAATTTAACCCTACGAGGTTCTATTTCCTCAGGTTTCAGAGCACCATCTTTAGCTCAATTATATTATAATCTAAAGTTTACAAACATTGTTAATGGGGAATCTTTACCATCATTATTGTCTGCAAATAACAGTACTGTAACTAGAGCTTTCGGAATAGAACAATTAAAAGAAGAAACAGCATTCAATGCTAGTTTAGGGTTTACTTATAAAATTGGTGGATTTACAGCTACCATTGATGCATATTCTATTACTGTTGATGACCGCATTATTTTAACAGATAACTTTGATGCTTCTGGATTGAATTTAGGCGTTGATGCAGCACAATTCTTTGCAAATGGTGTTGATACAAAAACTCAAGGATTAGATATTGTTTTAAACTACAAAAAATCTTTTGAAGATCATAGAATAGATGTAGGATTGGTAGGAAACTTTAACGATACTAAAATTGAAAAGATAAAGAACGGAAACTTAAACAGATTTACTTTCTTTAGTCCTTTTTCTGAAGCTTACTTAAAAGCGGCAGCTCCAGATTATAAATTTGGTTTAAACTTAGGATATGGTTACAAGAAGTTTGATGTTTCTTTAAACCTTACAAAATTTAGCGAAGTGCAATTACAAGATTTTCAATGGGTAGACTCACCAGCTACTACTCAAGCAGAAGCTGATGCCTTATATCCTGTGGCTACTGATGTTTATAAAAGTAAAATTACTACCGATTTAAGTCTAAGCTATGCTTTTACAGATAAAATTACTTTTACACTTGGAGGTAATAATATTTTTAATGTGTATCCTACTCCACAATTTGATGGATGGACTGATCAAGGAGGATTAGCTGATTCTGTTCAAATGGGATCAGACGGTGCTTATTTCTTTACTCGATTAGGGTTTAAACTTTAATACACTTTTTATAAAAACAAAAATCCTGAGAGTATTCTCAGGATTTTTGTTATTTCATATCTCCAAAAATTTGGAACTTATTAATCGTTATGCATAAAACGTTGTTTAGCTAATAACTCTTCTTCTGTTTCTACATTATCTTCATCAGGAACACAACAATCAACAGGGCAAACAGCAGCACATTGTGGCTCTTCATGAAAACCTTTACATTCTGTACACTTGTCTACAACAATGTAATAAATTTCATCCGAAATTGGCTCTTGATCTTCATCTGCATTAGCTGATTTACCGTTTGGTAAAACAATATTTCCTGTTAAATCAGTTCCATCAGCATACTTCCAGTCATCTGCACCTTCATAAATTGCTGTATTAGGACATTCAGGTTCGCAAGCCCCGCAGTTTATACATTCATCTGTTATTATAATTGCCATAATTAATCTCTTTCAGTTTTGTAACTTTGCATTCGCAAAAATAGTTCCAATTTAATTTAGAACCAAATAAATGGATAGTATAAAAAGTAGAATTAACGCTTTTCATAAACTAGGAGAATTTTTAAGCCAGTTTTCTCAAGAAAAAATAGAGAAAAAAGAAGGTATAGAACATAACGAATTGTTTTTTGATGGATTTAAACATCAATTAAAAATAGCAGGAGAAAACAACACTTGGTTTACCAGAGAAAATATATTATTCTCTATAGAAAATTGGGCAAAAGCACTTACTTCAGAAAACTTAACTCAATGGATTGCTAACGAAAACTTAGGTGACAACAAACCCAAATTAGTCGCTGTTATCATGGCAGGAAACATTCCTTTAGTAGGTTTTCATGACTTTTTATCAGTTCTAATTTCTAGGCACTCGGTATTAGTTAAACAATCGTCTAACGATAAACATTTATTGCCTTTTTTAGCAAAATATTTAGAATATGTTGAACCTGGATTAAAAGGAAAAATCACGTTTACTGAAGAAAAACTAACAGGGTTTGATGCGGTAATAGCTACTGGTAGTAATAATACAGCACGTTATTTTGAATACTACTTTAAAGATAAACCTAGCATTATAAGAAAAAACAGAAATTCTGTTGCTGTTTTAACAGGAAATGAATCTGAAGAACAATTACAAAACTTAAGTGAAGATGTTTTTCGTTATTTTGGATTAGGCTGCCGCTCAGTTTCTAAAATTTTTATCCCAAAAGATTATAATTTCGACGCTTTTTTCAATGGAATGTATCAACAACATGAAATCATTAACAATGTTAAATATGCTAATAATTACGATTACAACAAAGCAGTGTATTTAATGAGTGAGTTTGATATTTTAGAAAATGGCTTTTTAATGATTAAAGAAGATGAAAGCTACGCCTCTCCTATCGCTTCTGTTTTTTATGAGTACTATGATAATGCGGATGATTTAAAAATTAAATTGTGGGAAGATAGAGAGCAAATTCAATGTGTCGTAGCTAATAATTTTATTGAAAATGAAATTGAATTCGGACAAACACAGCACCCAAAGTTATGGGACTATGCTGACGGTGTAAACACACTAGAATTTTTATCTAAAATTTAAAAGAGTCTCTTTATAAATTTGCACCTTTGTGTAGCAAAACACAACAACACAAATGAAAAAACATAACTTTAGTGCAGGGCCTTGTATTTTACCTGAAGAAGTGCTAAAAAAAGCATCAGAAGCAGTCATTGACTTTAATAACGACAACTTATCTTTAATAGAAATATCACACAGAAGTCAACCTTTTGTAGATGTAATTGAAAAAGCAAGAAGCTTAGCACTAGAATTATTAGGTCTTGAAAATAAAGGCTACAAAGCATTGTTTTTACAAGGTGGAGCCAGTATGCAGTTTTTAATGGTTGCTTATAACTTACTAAATAAAAAAGCAGCTTACCTAAATACAGGGACTTGGAGTGACAAAGCTATAAAAGAAGCTAAATTATTTGGCGAATTAGTAGAAGTAGCTTCCTCAAAAGATAAGAACTTCAGTTACATTCCCAAAACATATGAAATTCCTACAGATGTAGATTATTTCCATTGTACTAGTAATAACACTATTTATGGAACACAAATGAAAAGTTTTCCTGAGACTTCTGTTCCAATGATATGTGATATGAGTTCTGATATTTTTTCTCGTCAAATGGATTTTTCAAAGTTTGATTTAATTTATGCAGGAGCTCAAAAAAATATGGGACCAGCTGGTACTACCCTTGTTGTAATAAAAGAAGACATTTTAGGAAAAGTAGAACGTCAAATTCCTTCAATGTTAAATTACCAAGTATTTCTTGACAAAGAAAGTATGTTTAATACACCACCGGTATTTGCAGTATATACTTCTATGTTAACTTTGGAATGGTTAAAAGATTTAGGAGGTATCGAATTCATTGAAAAAGTGAATGAGAAAAAATCAGCACTTTTATACAGTGAAATAGATAGAAACCCTTTATTTAAAGGAGTTGCTGCTATAGAAGACCGAAGTAATATGAATGCTACTTTTACCTTAGCTGATAAAAATTTACAAACTAAGTTTGATAAAATGTGGCAAGAAGCCAATATTAATGGATTAAGCGGCCATAGAAGTGTTGGTGGTTATCGTGCAAGTATGTACAACGCTTTACCTTTATACAGTGTACAAGCTTTAGTAGATGTAATGCAAGAATTAGAAAGAATAAGTTAGATACAACGTCATTTTTTACAATGACATTTTAATATAAAGATCGATGAAGATATTAGTGAATGATGGAATTTCCGCTAGCGGAATACAAGCTTTAGAAAACAAAGGTTTTGAAGTTATAAATACAAAAGTTGCACAAGAGCAGCTAGAAAATTATATAAACGATCATGCTATTGATGCTATTACAGCAGGTAATACTACACAAGTACGACAAGAGTTAATTGATGCTTGTCCAAGTATTAAACTTATTGCATGTTTAGGAACCGAAATGGACAACATTGATGTTGATTATGCTATTGATAATGGAGTTCATGTTGTGAATAGCGAAGATGCTTCTGCCACTTCAATTGCAGAACTAGTATTTGCTCATTTATTTGGAATGGTTCGTTTTTTACATCAATCGAACCGTGAAATGCCTTTAGAAGGAGACATGCGCTTTAACGCCTTAAAAAAGCAATACTCGCAGGGAACTGAGCTAAGAGGTAAAACATTAGGAATTATTGGATTTGATACTGTAGGACAAGAAGTAGCTAAAACTGCGATAGCTCTAGGTATGGAAGTGATAGCTACTGATGTAGAAATAGACAATGCAACTATCACAATTCCTTTTTTCGATGGTCAATCAGTAGATTTCTTTATTGAAACAGAAACTATAGATAATTTATTATCTAAATCAGACTTTATTACGCTACACCTTCCTGCTCAAGAAGGATATGTTATAGAAACATCTTTGTTTGACAAAATGAAAAATGGTGTAGGAATTATAAACACTTCTCATGGAGGTATTCTAAATGAAGTTGATTTAGTTAATGCTATTGATAGTGGTAAGGTTAAATATGCAGGATTGGACGTTTTTGAAAGCCAACCAAGACCTGAAATTCAACTATTAATGAACCCTGAAATATCGATGACTCCTCATATTGGAGCTTCAACTGTTGAAGCACAAGATAGAGCTGGAATTGAAGTTGCTAACAAAATCATCGAATTACTAAGCGAATAATCTATGGCAATTGTAAAACCATTTAAAGCTGTTAGAGCCACCAGAGATAAAGTTGCTTTAGTATCTTCTAAATCTTATGAGATTTATACGCCTGCGGAAATTGGAGCAAAACTCGATTTTAATCCATACACTTTTTTACATGTAATTAACCCAGGTTATAAATATCATAAACAAGATGTAACAGGAGAACAACGCTTTAAATTGGTACACAATCGTTACTTAGAATTCAAAGAAAATGAAGTCTTTAAGCAAGATGAAACTCCTGCTTATTACGTATATCAAAAAATAACTCCAAATGATAATTTCTGTGGAATCATTGCTGCCACTTCTGTAGAAGATTATCATAATGAAGTAATAAAAAAGCACGAAGACACGTTAAAAGAGCGTGAATTATTGTTTGAAAACTACTTAAAAAATACAGGTTTTAATGCAGAACCAGTGCTACTCACCTACCCTGACAATGATGTAATTAATGCTATTATAAAAAAATATCAGGAAGAAAGAGCCGAATACGAGTTTTCTACATCTGATAGGGATTTACATTTTTTATGGGTTATAAACGAAGAGAAAGATGTAGAGCAAATAGCAAAAGCTTTCAAAGGAGTTAACACCCTATATATTGCTGATGGACATCATCGTTCAACATCTTCATGTTTATTGGCACAAAATTTAGCAGAGAATAATCCAAAACATACAGGAAAAGAAGACTATAACTTTTTCATGAGTTACCTATTACCTGAAAGTCAGGTAAAAATTTACGAATTCAATAGATTTATAAGAGATTTAAACGGGTTAACTCCTGAAGAACTCTTAATCGAACTTGACACGCACTTTAGAATTGAAAATCGTGGACAGGAATTATATAGACCTAA
The nucleotide sequence above comes from Tenacibaculum singaporense. Encoded proteins:
- a CDS encoding TonB-dependent receptor codes for the protein MKKQTLLITYLFFLGLHMLSAQTLIKGTVKDTNNEPLPGANVLEKGTSNGTSTDFNGEFSLNANANGTLIISFSGFETQEVPINGKTNFNIVLKEGLELDEVVIVGSRNPKRTAIDTPVPVDIIDVGDLATKNGKVEVNDILQYAAPSFNATKQSGSDGADHIVPASLRGLGPDQTLVLINGKRRHQSSLVNIFGTRGRGNSGTDLNAIPAAAIKRIEVLRDGASAQYGSDAIAGVINIVLKDNTDGASGSIGYGVYSTAIGSGWAEATGETLYNVEGKNRLDGKDKSFDGGTFKLDLNYGAKLNDKGGFVNFTTELLSKERTLRPGFSWRKGYGSAAIDGFNFMVNASLPINDNTEVYAFGGRNYRDTDAYAFSRDSFDEGDNRSVPSIHPNGFTPRITSNITDISVSAGIKHKLENGWEIDFNNTYGENKFHYFIKDSNNASLKDASPTDFNAGGHSLSQNTTGLDFSKYLEDLMSGVNLAFGLEYRTENFIIFAGEEASYGLYDDNGVLMENPAVQPVAVDSNGDELPGGSQGFPGYGPDNEVDRSRSNVGIYFDSEFNFTEKFLVGAAVRYEDYSDFGSTFNFKLASRFKASDNLTLRGSISSGFRAPSLAQLYYNLKFTNIVNGESLPSLLSANNSTVTRAFGIEQLKEETAFNASLGFTYKIGGFTATIDAYSITVDDRIILTDNFDASGLNLGVDAAQFFANGVDTKTQGLDIVLNYKKSFEDHRIDVGLVGNFNDTKIEKIKNGNLNRFTFFSPFSEAYLKAAAPDYKFGLNLGYGYKKFDVSLNLTKFSEVQLQDFQWVDSPATTQAEADALYPVATDVYKSKITTDLSLSYAFTDKITFTLGGNNIFNVYPTPQFDGWTDQGGLADSVQMGSDGAYFFTRLGFKL
- a CDS encoding 4Fe-4S dicluster domain-containing protein, which produces MAIIITDECINCGACEPECPNTAIYEGADDWKYADGTDLTGNIVLPNGKSANADEDQEPISDEIYYIVVDKCTECKGFHEEPQCAAVCPVDCCVPDEDNVETEEELLAKQRFMHND
- a CDS encoding acyl-CoA reductase, which encodes MDSIKSRINAFHKLGEFLSQFSQEKIEKKEGIEHNELFFDGFKHQLKIAGENNTWFTRENILFSIENWAKALTSENLTQWIANENLGDNKPKLVAVIMAGNIPLVGFHDFLSVLISRHSVLVKQSSNDKHLLPFLAKYLEYVEPGLKGKITFTEEKLTGFDAVIATGSNNTARYFEYYFKDKPSIIRKNRNSVAVLTGNESEEQLQNLSEDVFRYFGLGCRSVSKIFIPKDYNFDAFFNGMYQQHEIINNVKYANNYDYNKAVYLMSEFDILENGFLMIKEDESYASPIASVFYEYYDNADDLKIKLWEDREQIQCVVANNFIENEIEFGQTQHPKLWDYADGVNTLEFLSKI
- the serC gene encoding 3-phosphoserine/phosphohydroxythreonine transaminase; the protein is MKKHNFSAGPCILPEEVLKKASEAVIDFNNDNLSLIEISHRSQPFVDVIEKARSLALELLGLENKGYKALFLQGGASMQFLMVAYNLLNKKAAYLNTGTWSDKAIKEAKLFGELVEVASSKDKNFSYIPKTYEIPTDVDYFHCTSNNTIYGTQMKSFPETSVPMICDMSSDIFSRQMDFSKFDLIYAGAQKNMGPAGTTLVVIKEDILGKVERQIPSMLNYQVFLDKESMFNTPPVFAVYTSMLTLEWLKDLGGIEFIEKVNEKKSALLYSEIDRNPLFKGVAAIEDRSNMNATFTLADKNLQTKFDKMWQEANINGLSGHRSVGGYRASMYNALPLYSVQALVDVMQELERIS
- a CDS encoding NAD(P)-dependent oxidoreductase, yielding MKILVNDGISASGIQALENKGFEVINTKVAQEQLENYINDHAIDAITAGNTTQVRQELIDACPSIKLIACLGTEMDNIDVDYAIDNGVHVVNSEDASATSIAELVFAHLFGMVRFLHQSNREMPLEGDMRFNALKKQYSQGTELRGKTLGIIGFDTVGQEVAKTAIALGMEVIATDVEIDNATITIPFFDGQSVDFFIETETIDNLLSKSDFITLHLPAQEGYVIETSLFDKMKNGVGIINTSHGGILNEVDLVNAIDSGKVKYAGLDVFESQPRPEIQLLMNPEISMTPHIGASTVEAQDRAGIEVANKIIELLSE
- a CDS encoding DUF1015 domain-containing protein, with product MAIVKPFKAVRATRDKVALVSSKSYEIYTPAEIGAKLDFNPYTFLHVINPGYKYHKQDVTGEQRFKLVHNRYLEFKENEVFKQDETPAYYVYQKITPNDNFCGIIAATSVEDYHNEVIKKHEDTLKERELLFENYLKNTGFNAEPVLLTYPDNDVINAIIKKYQEERAEYEFSTSDRDLHFLWVINEEKDVEQIAKAFKGVNTLYIADGHHRSTSSCLLAQNLAENNPKHTGKEDYNFFMSYLLPESQVKIYEFNRFIRDLNGLTPEELLIELDTHFRIENRGQELYRPKEKHHFSMYLNGEFYALYLRKSAYEFTDCLSELDAYILYTTVLEPILGIEDIRNASKIVYSQDKSDGLELKTKVDSGEFKVSFGMLPTNIQELKTIVDAGLMMPPKTTYIEPKLRSALTIYEF